The Montipora capricornis isolate CH-2021 chromosome 3, ASM3666992v2, whole genome shotgun sequence genome includes the window CTTTGCACCAAAGATGTGGACCAGCATCTTATAGTCTTCTGGTGTGTCATCAATACTACCAGGCCACCACAAGAATCTCAGCGCATCAGTGTCACTTGGCGTCACATTGGTCTGGTAGAACATGCCCTCGATGTCTGCGGAAAAGGCGACTTCTTCTTCACGGAAACGAATTAAGACACCAGTGAGGTCATTGGTAAGACAAGGTCCTTGCAAAAGCTGTTCATTTAAAGATGTGCCATTGAATCTTGCGGCCGCATCAAACACTACCCTCACTTTACCTGGCTTGTTGGGATTTGTTACCGGATGATGGGGAATGTACCAAGTGATGTTACTGACTGCGGCAACTTCCTGTTTGTTCAGCTTTCTAGCATACCCCTTATCCACACAGTCTTGAATCACATCTCTGTACTTAACTTCCAGCTCTGGATCACGACGGAAGCGCCTTTTCAGGTACTGTAATCTTGCTTCAGCTAGAGGTCTGTTGTAAGGCAGTACAGGATTGTCATCCCTCCACAGAAGGCCCATCTGGTAATGGCCATCCAGCAGGCTAATCGAGTTGTCAATAAGTTTTAGGGCTCTTCGATCTTCTACCGATAATGGTTTGGTTTCAGACCTCGCAGTGCCATAGGATTCAATCTTCCAGAATTCCTCGAGCTGGTCGTTCAGGGAAACATCTTCACTACTGATGAGGTTAACCTGTCCCTGGCTGTGGGACTGTAGATTTGAGAAGCCACCGAGTATGCTCCAACCAAGACAAGACTTGATGGCAAGCGGTTCATTTCGGTTTCCCTTTCTTACATCAAGAGGTACGAAGACTTCTTGAATGTTAGTACCTAGTAGGATGGAAGTCTTCCTCCTTTCCACCTCTGGGAAACGCACTTCCCGTAAATGTGGCCATTGCTCTAAAGATTTTGACAACCTTGTATGTTTCAGGGGAATAGTAAGATCCTTTACAGCCCATGCAGGGTTGACAGCAATCACATGGTCGTTCTGGCTATCCAATGATGCAATTTTGAAGTTAACCTTCATACCCCTTTCTTCAACATCAGCACTGTTCACTGTCGTGAGAGAAAGCTTACTTAGTGTTCCTTCAATATTTAGCAACTTCACAAGAGAAGGGTCAACCATGGTTATGTCAGACCCTGAGTCAATTAGACCATACGTTGTGATTTGACGGCCAGAATTGCTTATCACCTTCACTGGAATAACTTGAAGTAGCACCTCGGAGGAATTGACTACTGAATTGACTGAATGTGCTGAAGTATTGCATGATGTACCTTGGTCAGCCAACGAGTCCTGGTTGACTTCATTATTTTGACTCACAGTTCCCGAATCAACTACTTCCTTTGGTTCATGAAAATGTAACAACGTGTGATGTGCCTGTCCACAGCCTTCCACTTTACACCTGATTGTTGACTTGCATTTTCTTGAGTTGTGTAGAGATGAACTGATGCagttaaaacatattttgtgCTGCCTGACAAAGTCATTTCTTTCCCTCGGAGATTTGGATTTAAATGCCTCACACTGGTACAGGCGGTGGGACTGGCAACACATTGGACAAGGCTCACCCTTTGCGGCTGTCATGTTAACAAAAAAGGCGGGTTTAGGGGTCACAGGCGGCTTGCCCCTAGACTTGAATTTAGAAACCACGTTCTCACGACTTCCAGCACTGAAGAAAGGATGGTTCAAAATAAAGGCTCGCTCCCTGAGGAAGTCCACTACATGCTTGAAGGTAGGCATCGCATGACCTTCACCCTCTAGGCGCTTTAAACGTTCAGCAAATTTGGCTTGCATCCACTTAGGAAGTCGCATGATGACTTTCTCAAGGTTGCctgcattcatttcattcaagtATCCCATTGACTCTAGGATATCATAAGTAACTTGAACCATGTCTGCGTATTGCTGCAAGCTGTCCTTGTCATTAGGTTGTATAACAGGTCCTCTAGTGAGAGATTCCACAGACGCTCTCACTACTTGAAATGGCTGACCAAATCGGTCCTCCAACGTCCTAAGGGCCTTTGCCAAACCACCTGGCAATGGCTCGTACCGCTGAACTGCAAGAAGCGCAGGTCCTTCTAGAAATTGTAATAGACGGGTCATTTTGACAGCATCATCAAGCAGTTTTGTCTCCACCAGTTGCTTGAACCTCTGGCGAAAGGCAG containing:
- the LOC138042599 gene encoding uncharacterized protein, which translates into the protein MEKGKHSQPESVKSQKSYASRLSVSSSKAREAKVQAARAALMQQQAEERSRRVVELEVKRVQMEIKRTQLELEHRLELTKLEAAREVVAARDQAELAKLEAFLAEQEMSELTNEKDGIKWSPKVEEFHPEDKLVEPLEVPVASLPSVISSSFTPAPVSVMNPPLTSTPAVENPAATTSMHATGGICFSNPLVVPKIQLKLTVHESNVPKPVKGDCQGECQPLTFVTSVTPSTVTPSTVTPSTVTPSTVTPSTVTPSAVMPNMSSAAVNESLTAIMSSMERISASHDLPHVRVQKFDGSPQQYPAFRQRFKQLVETKLLDDAVKMTRLLQFLEGPALLAVQRYEPLPGGLAKALRTLEDRFGQPFQVVRASVESLTRGPVIQPNDKDSLQQYADMVQVTYDILESMGYLNEMNAGNLEKVIMRLPKWMQAKFAERLKRLEGEGHAMPTFKHVVDFLRERAFILNHPFFSAGSRENVVSKFKSRGKPPVTPKPAFFVNMTAAKGEPCPMCCQSHRLYQCEAFKSKSPRERNDFVRQHKICFNCISSSLHNSRKCKSTIRCKVEGCGQAHHTLLHFHEPKEVVDSGTVSQNNEVNQDSLADQGTSCNTSAHSVNSVVNSSEVLLQVIPVKVISNSGRQITTYGLIDSGSDITMVDPSLVKLLNIEGTLSKLSLTTVNSADVEERGMKVNFKIASLDSQNDHVIAVNPAWAVKDLTIPLKHTRLSKSLEQWPHLREVRFPEVERRKTSILLGTNIQEVFVPLDVRKGNRNEPLAIKSCLGWSILGGFSNLQSHSQGQVNLISSEDVSLNDQLEEFWKIESYGTARSETKPLSVEDRRALKLIDNSISLLDGHYQMGLLWRDDNPVLPYNRPLAEARLQYLKRRFRRDPELEVKYRDVIQDCVDKGYARKLNKQEVAAVSNITWYIPHHPVTNPNKPGKVRVVFDAAARFNGTSLNEQLLQGPCLTNDLTGVLIRFREEEVAFSADIEGMFYQTNVTPSDTDALRFLWWPGSIDDTPEDYKMLVHIFGAKSSPCCANKALSMTAQDNERKYSPEVIRTVRRNFYVVLC